One part of the Vitis riparia cultivar Riparia Gloire de Montpellier isolate 1030 chromosome 8, EGFV_Vit.rip_1.0, whole genome shotgun sequence genome encodes these proteins:
- the LOC117920322 gene encoding protein TRANSPARENT TESTA 9-like isoform X2, with protein MQALLHDVVVAFPLYSEALKFAYHGEKMIQIAVRALTLNIYNVSDAMVYQFVTSPPVSEYFSDLVQSLREQCFHLDALVHAKEETSFPEKEKELRMATDKIVDDLYYFKDILCIGESRLSKLVAQNLLNLLIFPVFFPLLQLSQSSGSDLSAVTCLYVISRLLQVVGGKSMVNSVAGIILYPSMTSSMRDTTRGDSGNGSFQDKSFVTNLNKLEMQCSGLESEGAENIERNCLFGHLLDYISSDSHFVSCPWDNKLGERSGLLSYIFSDNHSLVLASLFFLLVLGGSKDLDYLLASTIGFSETKTGRQKTIDISASQLVDGSVFVKYVPQILNALLKVLASHPPFSVQFQWHTGWFLQKLLAFQEEKLVDNDLHLFNTSYEQSCERLRKEIDGCWFDFIPDTLRNEWESYKRALAETSLSKDPFFTLELAVHKETVGGDMASSYAWRRMVDTVKVFIVHLHLKAFIFKGEPLEDLPINLMSSSVANSGKNHPSDISTASFGSELALGSGIPCKIAFSKVGTRDIYLKPVGRGISGKLLLMEKNPFKTRQGVVIAIAPLAGLSPKRDESQPTWLHLRIREFEPRFDTRQTIGNYSIASNHVADGRWTLGFSSAEACEAARLLILEEIQKQRYSVESLLAPLLRSSSHGDLSDGQGE; from the exons ATGCAAGCGCTTTTGCAT GATGTTGTAGTTGCATTCCCACTATATAGTGAGGCTCTTAAATTTGCTTATCATGGAGAAAAGATGATCCAGATAGCTGTACGTGCATTAACTCTCAATATATATAATG TTAGTGATGCTATGGTCTATCAATTTGTAACATCTCCTCCAGTTTCAGAGTACTTCTCAGACTTGGTTCAGAGCTTAAGAGAGCAATGCTTTCATCTCGATGCCCTTGTCCATGCCAAAGA AGAGACTAGCTTTCCTGAAAAGGAGAAAGAACTACGTATGGCAACTGATAAAATTGTAGACGATCTTTACTACTTCAAGGACATACTGTGCATTGGCGAGTCTCGCTTGAGTAAATTGGTCGCCCAAAATCTTCTCAACTTACTCATCTTTCCTGTATTTTTCCCATTACTGCAGCTCAGCCAGAGTAGT GGTTCAGATCTATCTGCAGTCACTTGTTTGTATGTAATTTCTCGCCTCCTTCAAGTTGTTGGTGGAAAAAGCATGGTTAACTCTGTGGCTGGTATTATTCTATATCCTTCCATGACCTCAAGCATGAGAGATACTACTAGAGGGGACAGTGGTAATGGAAGTTTTCAAGATAAatcttttgtcaccaatttaaataaattggagATGCAATGTTCTGGTCTTGAGTCTGAAGGAGCAGAAAACATCGAGAGGAACTGTCTGTTTGGGCACTTGTTGGACTACATTTCATCAGATTCTCATTTTGTCAGCTGCCCCTGGGATAATAAACTTGGAGAAAG GAGTGGACTACTATCATATATTTTCTCAGATAATCACAGTCTAGTGCTAGCATCTCTATTTTTCTTACTTGTTCTAGGAGGAAGTAAAG ATCTTGATTATTTGTTGGCTTCAACTATTGGATTCTCTGAAACAAAGACTGGGAGACAGAAG ACTATTGACATTTCAGCTTCACAGTTAGTGGATGGAAGTGTCTTTGTGAAGTATGTGCCACAG aTTTTGAATGCATTATTGAAGGTTTTAGCAAGCCATCCACCTTTCTCAGTACAATTTCAATGGCATACAGGATGGTTCTTGCAGAAGCTACTTGCTTTTCAAGAAGAGAAGTTGGTTGATAATGATTTGCACCTTTTCAAT ACTTCATATGAGCAGTCCTGTGAACGTCTTCGGAAAGAAATTGATGGATGCTGGTTTGATTTTATCCCAGATACTCTCAGAAATGAATGGGAAAGCTATAAAAGAG CTCTTGCAGAAACATCGCTATCCAAAGACCCCTTTTTCACGCTAGAGCTTGCCGTCCACAAAGAAACAGTTGGTG GTGATATGGCTTCTTCTTATGCTTGGCGAAGAATGGTTGACACAGTCAAG GTTTTCATTGTTCACCTTCATCTGAAAGCATTTATTTTCAAAGGAGAACCTCTTGAAGATCTGCCAATAAACTTGATGAGCAGTTCTGTTGCTAATTCTGGGAAAAACCATCCTTCAGATATTTCAACTGCAAGTTTTGGGTCAGAGCTGGCTTTAG GCTCTGGAATCCCTTGTAAAATTGCATTTTCTAAAGTTGGGACAAGGGACATCTATCTGAAGCCAGTGGGAAGGGGAATATCTGGAAAGTTGCTTCTTATGGAGAAAAATCCCTTCAAGACTCGACAAGGGGTTGTGATAGCTATTGCTCCATTGGCAGGGCTGAGT CCAAAGAGAGATGAGAGCCAGCCAACATGGTTACATCTCCGGATTAGGGAGTTTGAGCCTAGATTTGATACAAGACAGACTATTGGCAACTACTCAATTGCATCCAATCATGTGGCTGACGGGAGATGGACACTCGGTTTTTCTAGTGCTGAAGCTTGTGAGGCTGCTCGATTGCTGATCCTCGAGGAAATTCAGAAGCAGAGATACTCTGTAGAGAGCTTACTTGCTCCACTACTTCGCAGTAGTTCTCATGGAGATTTATCAGATGGTCAAGGTGAGTAA
- the LOC117920322 gene encoding protein TRANSPARENT TESTA 9-like isoform X1, giving the protein MWRSLWRSIDRFSLQYFKYVINELREIKVVHKANRESVVDILQSIVEIVTYGDRHDPAIFECFMEYQVLAEFVRLLKISRNSRIEVPLLQYLSIMIQNMDSEHAIYYCFSNDYINSIITHQYEFDGGDLAPYYVSFLRAVSSKLNRDTLCLLVKVHEDVVVAFPLYSEALKFAYHGEKMIQIAVRALTLNIYNVSDAMVYQFVTSPPVSEYFSDLVQSLREQCFHLDALVHAKEETSFPEKEKELRMATDKIVDDLYYFKDILCIGESRLSKLVAQNLLNLLIFPVFFPLLQLSQSSGSDLSAVTCLYVISRLLQVVGGKSMVNSVAGIILYPSMTSSMRDTTRGDSGNGSFQDKSFVTNLNKLEMQCSGLESEGAENIERNCLFGHLLDYISSDSHFVSCPWDNKLGERSGLLSYIFSDNHSLVLASLFFLLVLGGSKDLDYLLASTIGFSETKTGRQKTIDISASQLVDGSVFVKYVPQILNALLKVLASHPPFSVQFQWHTGWFLQKLLAFQEEKLVDNDLHLFNTSYEQSCERLRKEIDGCWFDFIPDTLRNEWESYKRALAETSLSKDPFFTLELAVHKETVGGDMASSYAWRRMVDTVKVFIVHLHLKAFIFKGEPLEDLPINLMSSSVANSGKNHPSDISTASFGSELALGSGIPCKIAFSKVGTRDIYLKPVGRGISGKLLLMEKNPFKTRQGVVIAIAPLAGLSPKRDESQPTWLHLRIREFEPRFDTRQTIGNYSIASNHVADGRWTLGFSSAEACEAARLLILEEIQKQRYSVESLLAPLLRSSSHGDLSDGQGE; this is encoded by the exons ATGTGGAGATCTCTATGGCGATCCATTGATCGCTTCTCTCTCCAATACTTCAA ATATGTAATTAATGAATTGCGGGAAATCAAAGTTGTGCACAAGGCTAACAGG gAATCAGTTGTAGATATACTGCAATCGATAGTTGAGATAGTTACCTATGGTGATAGACATGACCCAGCTATTTTTGA ATGTTTTATGGAATATCAAGTTTTAGCAGAGTTTGTTCGTCTACTGAAGATTAGTAGGAATTCAAGAATTGAGGTGCCGTTGCTTCAATATCTAAGTATAATGATTCAAAACATGGATTCTGAACATGCAATTT ACTATTGTTTTAGTAACGATTACATCAACAGCATCATAACACATCAATATGAGTTTGATGGGGGAGATCTAGCTCCATATTACGTCTCTTTTTTAAG AGCAGTGAGCAGCAAATTAAATAGAGACACACTCTGTCTTCTCGTAAAGGTTCATGAG GATGTTGTAGTTGCATTCCCACTATATAGTGAGGCTCTTAAATTTGCTTATCATGGAGAAAAGATGATCCAGATAGCTGTACGTGCATTAACTCTCAATATATATAATG TTAGTGATGCTATGGTCTATCAATTTGTAACATCTCCTCCAGTTTCAGAGTACTTCTCAGACTTGGTTCAGAGCTTAAGAGAGCAATGCTTTCATCTCGATGCCCTTGTCCATGCCAAAGA AGAGACTAGCTTTCCTGAAAAGGAGAAAGAACTACGTATGGCAACTGATAAAATTGTAGACGATCTTTACTACTTCAAGGACATACTGTGCATTGGCGAGTCTCGCTTGAGTAAATTGGTCGCCCAAAATCTTCTCAACTTACTCATCTTTCCTGTATTTTTCCCATTACTGCAGCTCAGCCAGAGTAGT GGTTCAGATCTATCTGCAGTCACTTGTTTGTATGTAATTTCTCGCCTCCTTCAAGTTGTTGGTGGAAAAAGCATGGTTAACTCTGTGGCTGGTATTATTCTATATCCTTCCATGACCTCAAGCATGAGAGATACTACTAGAGGGGACAGTGGTAATGGAAGTTTTCAAGATAAatcttttgtcaccaatttaaataaattggagATGCAATGTTCTGGTCTTGAGTCTGAAGGAGCAGAAAACATCGAGAGGAACTGTCTGTTTGGGCACTTGTTGGACTACATTTCATCAGATTCTCATTTTGTCAGCTGCCCCTGGGATAATAAACTTGGAGAAAG GAGTGGACTACTATCATATATTTTCTCAGATAATCACAGTCTAGTGCTAGCATCTCTATTTTTCTTACTTGTTCTAGGAGGAAGTAAAG ATCTTGATTATTTGTTGGCTTCAACTATTGGATTCTCTGAAACAAAGACTGGGAGACAGAAG ACTATTGACATTTCAGCTTCACAGTTAGTGGATGGAAGTGTCTTTGTGAAGTATGTGCCACAG aTTTTGAATGCATTATTGAAGGTTTTAGCAAGCCATCCACCTTTCTCAGTACAATTTCAATGGCATACAGGATGGTTCTTGCAGAAGCTACTTGCTTTTCAAGAAGAGAAGTTGGTTGATAATGATTTGCACCTTTTCAAT ACTTCATATGAGCAGTCCTGTGAACGTCTTCGGAAAGAAATTGATGGATGCTGGTTTGATTTTATCCCAGATACTCTCAGAAATGAATGGGAAAGCTATAAAAGAG CTCTTGCAGAAACATCGCTATCCAAAGACCCCTTTTTCACGCTAGAGCTTGCCGTCCACAAAGAAACAGTTGGTG GTGATATGGCTTCTTCTTATGCTTGGCGAAGAATGGTTGACACAGTCAAG GTTTTCATTGTTCACCTTCATCTGAAAGCATTTATTTTCAAAGGAGAACCTCTTGAAGATCTGCCAATAAACTTGATGAGCAGTTCTGTTGCTAATTCTGGGAAAAACCATCCTTCAGATATTTCAACTGCAAGTTTTGGGTCAGAGCTGGCTTTAG GCTCTGGAATCCCTTGTAAAATTGCATTTTCTAAAGTTGGGACAAGGGACATCTATCTGAAGCCAGTGGGAAGGGGAATATCTGGAAAGTTGCTTCTTATGGAGAAAAATCCCTTCAAGACTCGACAAGGGGTTGTGATAGCTATTGCTCCATTGGCAGGGCTGAGT CCAAAGAGAGATGAGAGCCAGCCAACATGGTTACATCTCCGGATTAGGGAGTTTGAGCCTAGATTTGATACAAGACAGACTATTGGCAACTACTCAATTGCATCCAATCATGTGGCTGACGGGAGATGGACACTCGGTTTTTCTAGTGCTGAAGCTTGTGAGGCTGCTCGATTGCTGATCCTCGAGGAAATTCAGAAGCAGAGATACTCTGTAGAGAGCTTACTTGCTCCACTACTTCGCAGTAGTTCTCATGGAGATTTATCAGATGGTCAAGGTGAGTAA